A section of the Pseudorasbora parva isolate DD20220531a chromosome 2, ASM2467924v1, whole genome shotgun sequence genome encodes:
- the LOC137045108 gene encoding heme-binding protein 2-like isoform X1: protein MSKRPHKLSGAQGRTRPSQRICLTGVTVLLFALAVDGRVGESTSDSFCSETKECLLYDLVCTGADYEVRHYDAAKWVTAEAESPLMDIAIIQAFRKLFKYITGENVAGAKIDMTAPVIIKVSENASMWQSPALSFLLPSSYQDNPPKPTDSSIYFTETPDMNVYVRSYGGWMMSFVSRSQAGSLKTSLNKVQAKYEDKYFYNVGYDSPMKIRNRRNEAWYIATGEPVCPKSQ, encoded by the exons GATTTGCCTGACAGGGGTGACCGTACTGCTCTTTGCATTGGCTGTAGATGGAAGAGTTGG TGAATCCACTAGTGACAGTTTCTGCTCTGAGACGAAAGAGTGCTTGCTGTATGACTTGGTTTGTACGGGAGCTGACTATGAG GTACGTCACTATGATGCCGCTAAGTGGGTAACCGCAGAAGCTGAATCCCCTTTAATGGACATTGCGATTATACAAGCTTTCAGGAAACTTTTTAAATACATCACTGGGGAAAATGTTGCTG GAGCTAAGATTGACATGACTGCACCAGTCATCATTAAAGTCAGTGAGAATGCAAGTATGTGGCAGTCACCTGCTCTCAGCTTCCTCCTGCCCTCCAGCTACCAGGACAACCCACCCAAACCTACTGATTCATCT ATATACTTCACAGAAACTCCAGATATGAACGTGTACGTCAGAAGCTACGGGGGCTGGATGATGTCATTCGTGTCCAGATCACAGGCTGGGAGTCTTAAGACATCGCTGAACAAAGTACAGGCTAAATACGAGGACAAGTATTTCTATAATGTCGGCTATGACAG cccAATGAAGATTAGGAACAGACGCAATGAGGCGTGGTATATTGCAACGGGTGAGCCTGTGTGTCCTAAGAGTCAATAA
- the LOC137045108 gene encoding heme-binding protein 2-like isoform X3: protein MICLTGVTVLLFALAVDGRVGESTSDSFCSETKECLLYDLVCTGADYEVRHYDAAKWVTAEAESPLMDIAIIQAFRKLFKYITGENVAGAKIDMTAPVIIKVSENASMWQSPALSFLLPSSYQDNPPKPTDSSIYFTETPDMNVYVRSYGGWMMSFVSRSQAGSLKTSLNKVQAKYEDKYFYNVGYDSPMKIRNRRNEAWYIATGEPVCPKSQ, encoded by the exons AT GATTTGCCTGACAGGGGTGACCGTACTGCTCTTTGCATTGGCTGTAGATGGAAGAGTTGG TGAATCCACTAGTGACAGTTTCTGCTCTGAGACGAAAGAGTGCTTGCTGTATGACTTGGTTTGTACGGGAGCTGACTATGAG GTACGTCACTATGATGCCGCTAAGTGGGTAACCGCAGAAGCTGAATCCCCTTTAATGGACATTGCGATTATACAAGCTTTCAGGAAACTTTTTAAATACATCACTGGGGAAAATGTTGCTG GAGCTAAGATTGACATGACTGCACCAGTCATCATTAAAGTCAGTGAGAATGCAAGTATGTGGCAGTCACCTGCTCTCAGCTTCCTCCTGCCCTCCAGCTACCAGGACAACCCACCCAAACCTACTGATTCATCT ATATACTTCACAGAAACTCCAGATATGAACGTGTACGTCAGAAGCTACGGGGGCTGGATGATGTCATTCGTGTCCAGATCACAGGCTGGGAGTCTTAAGACATCGCTGAACAAAGTACAGGCTAAATACGAGGACAAGTATTTCTATAATGTCGGCTATGACAG cccAATGAAGATTAGGAACAGACGCAATGAGGCGTGGTATATTGCAACGGGTGAGCCTGTGTGTCCTAAGAGTCAATAA
- the LOC137045108 gene encoding heme-binding protein 2-like isoform X2: protein MRSNDFKKNADVSCFLLDRICLTGVTVLLFALAVDGRVGESTSDSFCSETKECLLYDLVCTGADYEVRHYDAAKWVTAEAESPLMDIAIIQAFRKLFKYITGENVAGAKIDMTAPVIIKVSENASMWQSPALSFLLPSSYQDNPPKPTDSSIYFTETPDMNVYVRSYGGWMMSFVSRSQAGSLKTSLNKVQAKYEDKYFYNVGYDSPMKIRNRRNEAWYIATGEPVCPKSQ from the exons atgaggagcaacgattttaaaaagaacgccgacgtttcctgctttcttctcgacag GATTTGCCTGACAGGGGTGACCGTACTGCTCTTTGCATTGGCTGTAGATGGAAGAGTTGG TGAATCCACTAGTGACAGTTTCTGCTCTGAGACGAAAGAGTGCTTGCTGTATGACTTGGTTTGTACGGGAGCTGACTATGAG GTACGTCACTATGATGCCGCTAAGTGGGTAACCGCAGAAGCTGAATCCCCTTTAATGGACATTGCGATTATACAAGCTTTCAGGAAACTTTTTAAATACATCACTGGGGAAAATGTTGCTG GAGCTAAGATTGACATGACTGCACCAGTCATCATTAAAGTCAGTGAGAATGCAAGTATGTGGCAGTCACCTGCTCTCAGCTTCCTCCTGCCCTCCAGCTACCAGGACAACCCACCCAAACCTACTGATTCATCT ATATACTTCACAGAAACTCCAGATATGAACGTGTACGTCAGAAGCTACGGGGGCTGGATGATGTCATTCGTGTCCAGATCACAGGCTGGGAGTCTTAAGACATCGCTGAACAAAGTACAGGCTAAATACGAGGACAAGTATTTCTATAATGTCGGCTATGACAG cccAATGAAGATTAGGAACAGACGCAATGAGGCGTGGTATATTGCAACGGGTGAGCCTGTGTGTCCTAAGAGTCAATAA